One stretch of Cygnus olor isolate bCygOlo1 chromosome 1, bCygOlo1.pri.v2, whole genome shotgun sequence DNA includes these proteins:
- the KCNJ15 gene encoding ATP-sensitive inward rectifier potassium channel 15 isoform X2, giving the protein MEATQINMSRVPLVNGGIDTALKAHKPRVMSKSGHSNVRIDKVDGIYLLYLQDLWTTVIDMKWRYKLTLFAATFVMTWFLFGVIYYAIAFLHGDLEINKFTPKREPCVKNVDSLTGAFLFSLESQTTIGYGFRFITEECPHAIFLLVAQLVITTLIEIFITGTFLAKIARPKKRAETIKFSHCAVITKHNGDLCLVIRVANMRKSLLIQCQLSGKLLQTYETKEGERILLNQASVKFNVDSSSESPFLILPLTFYHILDESSPLRDLTPQNLKEKDFELVVLLNATVESTSAVCQSRTSYIPEEIHWGYEFVPVVSLSPNGKYVADFSQFEKIRRSTDSSFYSMDSEKQKLEEKYRQEDQRERELRTMLLQQSNV; this is encoded by the coding sequence ATGGAAGCCACACAGATTAATATGTCCCGCGTCCCGCTGGTTAATGGAGGCATTGACACTGCACTCAAAGCACACAAACCCCGTGTGATGTCCAAAAGCGGTCACAGCAACGTGCGGATAGACAAAGTTGATGGCATTTACCTACTCTACCTTCAAGATTTGTGGACTACAGTTATAGACATGAAGTGGAGGTACAAACTCACCTTATTTGCTGCTACTTTTGTTATGACCTGGTTCCTTTTCGGAGTTATCTACTATGCCATTGCATTCCTTCATGGCGATTTAGAAATAAACAAGTTCACCCCAAAGAGGGAGCCATGCGTCAAGAATGTAGACTCTCTTACGGGGGCATTCCTCTTCTCTCTGGAGTCACAGACGACCATTGGCTATGGATTTCGTTTCATTACAGAGGAGTGTCCACATGCCATTTTCTTGCTTGTGGCCCAACTGGTCATCACCACCTTGATTGAAATCTTCATCACAGGTACCTTTCTGGCCAAAATTGCAAGACCTAAAAAAAGGGCAGAGACTATTAAGTTCAGCCACTGTGCTGTCATTACTAAACACAACGGAGATCTTTGCCTGGTGATCAGAGTAGCAAATATGAGGAAGAGCCTTCTGATACAGTGTCAGCTGTCTGGGAAGCTTCTTCAGACATACGAAACCAAAGAAGGGGAGAGAATCCTGCTGAATCAAGCCAGTGTCAAGTTCAATGTTGACTCCTCTTCAGAAAGTCCATTTCTCATTCTGCCTTTAACGTTCTACCATATTTTGGATGAAAGCAGTCCTTTAAGAGATCTCACACCTCAAAATCTCAAGGAGAAGGACTTTGAGCTTGTGGTGCTCCTGAACGCCACAGTGGAGTCCACCAGTGCTGTCTGTCAAAGCAGGACTTCCTACATCCCTGAGGAGATCCACTGGGGTTACGAATTCGTGCCTGTGGTTTCCCTCTCTCCAAATGGAAAGTATGTTGCAGATTTCAGTCAGTTTGAGAAGATTAGGAGAAGCACAGATTCTTCTTTTTATAGTATGgactctgaaaaacaaaaattagaggAGAAATACAGGCAGGAGGATCAAAGAGAGAGGGAACTGAGAACAATGTTGTTACAGCAGAGTAATGTTTGA
- the KCNJ15 gene encoding ATP-sensitive inward rectifier potassium channel 15 isoform X1, with translation MSLFRALKKTFAVVKKSLFSRETTEAVRMEATQINMSRVPLVNGGIDTALKAHKPRVMSKSGHSNVRIDKVDGIYLLYLQDLWTTVIDMKWRYKLTLFAATFVMTWFLFGVIYYAIAFLHGDLEINKFTPKREPCVKNVDSLTGAFLFSLESQTTIGYGFRFITEECPHAIFLLVAQLVITTLIEIFITGTFLAKIARPKKRAETIKFSHCAVITKHNGDLCLVIRVANMRKSLLIQCQLSGKLLQTYETKEGERILLNQASVKFNVDSSSESPFLILPLTFYHILDESSPLRDLTPQNLKEKDFELVVLLNATVESTSAVCQSRTSYIPEEIHWGYEFVPVVSLSPNGKYVADFSQFEKIRRSTDSSFYSMDSEKQKLEEKYRQEDQRERELRTMLLQQSNV, from the exons ATGTCTCTCTTCAGGGCACTAAAGAAAACCTTTGCAGTAGTCAAAAAGAGCCTCTTCTCTAGAGAAac GACTGAAGCAGTGAGAATGGAAGCCACACAGATTAATATGTCCCGCGTCCCGCTGGTTAATGGAGGCATTGACACTGCACTCAAAGCACACAAACCCCGTGTGATGTCCAAAAGCGGTCACAGCAACGTGCGGATAGACAAAGTTGATGGCATTTACCTACTCTACCTTCAAGATTTGTGGACTACAGTTATAGACATGAAGTGGAGGTACAAACTCACCTTATTTGCTGCTACTTTTGTTATGACCTGGTTCCTTTTCGGAGTTATCTACTATGCCATTGCATTCCTTCATGGCGATTTAGAAATAAACAAGTTCACCCCAAAGAGGGAGCCATGCGTCAAGAATGTAGACTCTCTTACGGGGGCATTCCTCTTCTCTCTGGAGTCACAGACGACCATTGGCTATGGATTTCGTTTCATTACAGAGGAGTGTCCACATGCCATTTTCTTGCTTGTGGCCCAACTGGTCATCACCACCTTGATTGAAATCTTCATCACAGGTACCTTTCTGGCCAAAATTGCAAGACCTAAAAAAAGGGCAGAGACTATTAAGTTCAGCCACTGTGCTGTCATTACTAAACACAACGGAGATCTTTGCCTGGTGATCAGAGTAGCAAATATGAGGAAGAGCCTTCTGATACAGTGTCAGCTGTCTGGGAAGCTTCTTCAGACATACGAAACCAAAGAAGGGGAGAGAATCCTGCTGAATCAAGCCAGTGTCAAGTTCAATGTTGACTCCTCTTCAGAAAGTCCATTTCTCATTCTGCCTTTAACGTTCTACCATATTTTGGATGAAAGCAGTCCTTTAAGAGATCTCACACCTCAAAATCTCAAGGAGAAGGACTTTGAGCTTGTGGTGCTCCTGAACGCCACAGTGGAGTCCACCAGTGCTGTCTGTCAAAGCAGGACTTCCTACATCCCTGAGGAGATCCACTGGGGTTACGAATTCGTGCCTGTGGTTTCCCTCTCTCCAAATGGAAAGTATGTTGCAGATTTCAGTCAGTTTGAGAAGATTAGGAGAAGCACAGATTCTTCTTTTTATAGTATGgactctgaaaaacaaaaattagaggAGAAATACAGGCAGGAGGATCAAAGAGAGAGGGAACTGAGAACAATGTTGTTACAGCAGAGTAATGTTTGA